A genome region from Fervidobacterium changbaicum includes the following:
- a CDS encoding IS110 family transposase: MDNFPVFVGIDVSKDKFNVCAISNPSSIIFESSFDMSKQGFSSFANKLSAFPKQSIIIAMESTGCYHLNLLAFLSSNDFACAVFNPLTVKNFASLRKTKTDKIDARIIATALFYLQHQIPSSAFVNSELRDIVRARENIIHRIAKVKGNIEKLLNVLFPELERVTNIYSDTILNLLSHFPSAKAIQKARNLDVFFSKDRGRSTKLNAQKLKELANNSIAQYWPMKEKILVQNIKELQFLQQQLEEYDKMMKEYCECSAINLDIEILTSIPGIGENSAMHFLAEVGDISRFSTYKKLIAYCGLDPSIAQSGKSKVEGHISKRGNAHLRRILWLMAVSVVIHNEYFRTYYERKRQQGIPYKKAIMSVVHKLLRTLYAMLRKKEKFNIDYAISHSKQKFNFA, from the coding sequence ATGGATAACTTCCCTGTTTTCGTCGGCATCGATGTTTCCAAGGATAAGTTCAACGTCTGCGCTATCTCTAATCCCAGTTCCATCATCTTCGAATCTTCTTTCGATATGTCCAAACAAGGGTTTTCCTCCTTCGCAAACAAACTCTCTGCCTTCCCAAAACAATCCATCATCATCGCTATGGAATCTACTGGCTGTTATCATCTCAACCTTCTGGCTTTCCTTTCTTCCAACGACTTTGCTTGCGCTGTTTTTAATCCTCTAACTGTTAAAAACTTTGCTTCTCTTCGAAAGACCAAAACCGACAAAATCGATGCTCGCATTATCGCTACTGCTTTGTTTTACCTACAACATCAAATTCCTTCTTCTGCTTTTGTCAACTCTGAGCTTCGTGATATTGTCAGAGCACGCGAAAACATTATCCACCGCATCGCAAAAGTTAAAGGCAATATCGAAAAACTGCTCAACGTTCTTTTCCCTGAACTCGAAAGAGTTACCAATATCTACAGTGACACTATCCTCAATCTTCTTTCTCATTTCCCTTCTGCCAAGGCTATTCAAAAGGCTCGTAATCTGGATGTGTTCTTTTCCAAAGACCGTGGCAGAAGTACAAAACTTAATGCTCAAAAACTTAAAGAACTCGCTAATAACTCGATTGCTCAATATTGGCCGATGAAAGAAAAGATTCTTGTGCAAAATATCAAAGAACTACAATTTTTACAGCAACAGCTTGAAGAATACGACAAGATGATGAAAGAATATTGCGAATGTAGTGCGATAAACCTTGATATCGAGATACTCACGTCAATACCAGGTATTGGTGAAAACAGCGCGATGCATTTCTTGGCAGAAGTTGGAGATATCTCAAGATTTAGTACATACAAAAAACTCATTGCGTATTGTGGACTCGATCCAAGCATTGCCCAATCAGGCAAAAGCAAAGTAGAAGGACACATATCGAAAAGGGGCAATGCCCACCTAAGACGAATACTATGGCTAATGGCAGTGAGTGTAGTGATTCACAACGAATATTTCCGAACATACTATGAACGAAAAAGGCAGCAAGGTATACCGTACAAAAAAGCGATAATGTCAGTAGTACACAAGTTATTGCGAACGTTGTACGCAATGTTGAGAAAGAAAGAGAAGTTCAATATTGATTATGCTATCTCACACTCAAAACAAAAATTTAATTTTGCATAG
- a CDS encoding NADH:ubiquinone reductase (Na(+)-transporting) subunit D, with translation MSDFKKILKNNFWLENPVIVQILGICSTLAVTNNLRNTLIMTIGVTLVTALSNFTISAMRNLIPRKVRMITQVLVISFYVIMVDIVLRAYVPDVSKALGPYVGLIITNCIIMGRAEAFAQGNRPLISFWDGFTAGLGYMFVLVVVAFFRELLGFGTVLGIQVLPASFPKWTIMVMPPSAFFVLASFIWIAREMQIKKDISKTSQPSGGEKK, from the coding sequence ATGTCAGATTTCAAAAAGATACTGAAAAATAACTTCTGGCTCGAAAACCCGGTAATTGTACAAATTCTGGGTATATGCTCAACGCTGGCTGTCACAAACAATCTGAGAAACACGCTTATAATGACTATCGGTGTCACACTCGTAACAGCCCTTTCCAACTTCACCATATCCGCAATGAGAAACCTTATTCCCAGAAAAGTCAGGATGATAACTCAAGTTCTCGTTATTTCTTTCTACGTTATCATGGTTGATATAGTCCTCAGAGCCTACGTGCCTGATGTGAGCAAAGCACTTGGACCATACGTTGGCTTGATAATCACGAACTGTATCATTATGGGACGCGCCGAAGCATTCGCACAAGGAAACAGACCACTTATTTCGTTCTGGGACGGCTTTACCGCAGGCCTTGGATACATGTTTGTTTTGGTTGTTGTTGCGTTTTTTAGGGAATTGCTGGGTTTCGGTACGGTTCTCGGAATCCAAGTGTTGCCTGCTTCCTTCCCTAAATGGACAATAATGGTTATGCCACCAAGCGCATTTTTCGTGCTGGCTTCTTTTATATGGATAGCAAGGGAGATGCAGATTAAAAAAGATATAAGCAAAACAAGTCAACCATCAGGAGGTGAAAAGAAATGA
- a CDS encoding Asp23/Gls24 family envelope stress response protein, producing the protein MKFQGTCGEIEVTERALKKTVYYALTELSDRLNVSAKNWLQKVLSVFSSEESNIVIVESSDGLTLDLYVAIGYGINIPETFSMVREKIIESFKKHLALENVDVNMHVTELR; encoded by the coding sequence ATGAAATTTCAAGGAACGTGTGGAGAAATCGAAGTAACAGAAAGGGCCCTGAAGAAGACAGTGTATTATGCTTTGACAGAACTTTCCGATAGGTTAAACGTGTCTGCCAAGAACTGGTTGCAGAAAGTCTTAAGCGTTTTCTCTTCTGAAGAATCCAATATTGTCATTGTGGAGAGCTCAGATGGTCTCACATTGGACCTTTATGTGGCGATTGGTTACGGTATAAACATTCCCGAGACCTTTTCCATGGTGAGGGAAAAGATAATCGAATCATTCAAAAAACATCTTGCCTTAGAAAATGTAGATGTGAATATGCATGTTACAGAACTCAGGTGA
- a CDS encoding cytochrome b5 domain-containing protein, which produces MRNSKLTAVLFLLIASASILLAGHLDSYFNIQKFKGEYKIISSETLQKASGWVSVEGVVYNLGTSAPAKKQVKLSEIDAKQLSNDKIVGLLGITISELSKYNGKNAPTMVAVSGIVYDLSSSKSWSGGNHKNQHVAGQDLTYDILKLSPHGISRIKSFPSYGVLVFTPDELIKYNGKKDKKIYVSVFGIVYDATYSKRFSNGEHYGHDMGVDLTSEILSLQGHVSLLNKLYAIGLYVFNEKSISKFNGKDNKPFVIVKELVYDISRNSQGIQSGSVFDGQPRQEWLLVGFKLN; this is translated from the coding sequence ATGAGGAATAGCAAGTTAACAGCAGTTTTGTTTTTATTAATTGCGTCAGCGAGCATTCTTTTGGCTGGTCATTTAGACAGCTACTTCAATATTCAAAAGTTCAAAGGAGAGTACAAAATCATCTCTTCTGAGACGCTTCAAAAGGCTTCAGGATGGGTATCTGTTGAAGGTGTTGTTTACAATCTCGGCACCTCTGCACCTGCCAAGAAGCAAGTGAAATTATCGGAAATAGACGCTAAGCAGCTTTCAAACGACAAAATAGTCGGCTTGCTTGGAATTACCATTTCTGAGCTCTCTAAGTACAACGGTAAGAATGCACCAACAATGGTCGCTGTCAGCGGTATTGTTTACGATCTTTCTTCATCAAAGTCGTGGAGTGGAGGCAATCACAAGAATCAACACGTTGCTGGTCAGGATTTGACTTACGACATTTTGAAACTTTCACCTCACGGAATATCAAGAATAAAGTCCTTCCCATCGTACGGAGTTCTTGTCTTTACCCCGGATGAATTGATCAAGTACAATGGAAAAAAGGATAAGAAGATTTACGTTTCTGTTTTCGGAATTGTATATGACGCAACGTATTCGAAAAGGTTCAGCAATGGAGAACATTACGGACATGATATGGGAGTAGACCTAACGAGCGAGATCCTATCCCTACAGGGGCACGTTAGTTTATTGAACAAGTTGTACGCAATCGGGTTGTACGTTTTCAATGAGAAGAGCATATCGAAATTCAACGGAAAAGATAACAAGCCATTTGTAATAGTTAAGGAGCTTGTTTACGACATATCCAGAAATTCTCAAGGAATTCAATCGGGAAGCGTTTTTGACGGTCAGCCGCGCCAAGAATGGCTGCTTGTCGGTTTTAAACTAAATTGA
- a CDS encoding FMN-binding protein, with product MKFDRESKVYTVVFTFITSFIFLVVLSGLNVLTAQQVKRNQELFTIRAVLNAMGIQYASDEDAINTFNSKVKVETKDSYKVFSSEVNGDMIYAILFSGSGLWGNISGVLAVNSDVSKVVGIDFISQSETPGLGGRIEENWFKEQFRNESIVDGKVVVSTTKVPDSKDDGQVDAITGATLTSKSIEKIIATYIPILKSLLGVN from the coding sequence ATGAAGTTCGACAGGGAAAGTAAGGTTTACACTGTTGTCTTTACGTTCATTACCTCGTTTATTTTTCTCGTTGTTCTTTCCGGATTAAATGTGTTAACAGCGCAGCAGGTTAAAAGAAATCAAGAGTTATTCACAATTCGAGCCGTTCTCAATGCTATGGGAATTCAGTATGCCAGCGATGAAGACGCGATCAATACTTTCAACTCGAAAGTTAAAGTGGAAACAAAGGACTCCTACAAGGTTTTTTCTTCAGAGGTGAACGGTGACATGATTTACGCAATACTGTTCAGCGGTAGCGGGCTGTGGGGAAACATATCAGGCGTTCTTGCTGTAAACAGCGATGTTTCAAAGGTTGTAGGCATAGATTTCATATCTCAAAGCGAAACACCCGGTTTAGGTGGGCGAATAGAAGAAAACTGGTTCAAAGAACAGTTTAGAAATGAATCAATAGTAGATGGAAAAGTAGTAGTCTCAACAACAAAGGTACCTGACTCTAAAGATGATGGTCAAGTTGATGCGATAACAGGTGCAACCTTGACTTCCAAATCTATAGAAAAGATAATCGCAACGTACATTCCTATACTTAAGTCATTACTGGGGGTGAACTGA
- a CDS encoding NADH:ubiquinone reductase (Na(+)-transporting) subunit F: protein MEIIVAPLVVSVISSVLALMIVVVDGIVNNYGEVEIDINDGKKKLKVKGGAPLLQTLSSTGIFVPSACGGRGSCGACKVKVLSDVGPHLPTELPYMSKDEIKENIRLACQIKLKKDIKIYLPEELFNIRKFKGIVENLKDVTYDIKEVRIRLVEPNEINFKAGQYVQLVIPPYENIKEPTQRAYSISSSPSDKNHIELLIRLVPGGIATTYVHKYMKEGDVVEVVGPFGEFYMRDTNADMIMVAGGSGMAPIKSIILDMWERGITDRNVWYFFGARSKRDLYYVELFQELEKKWPRFHFIPALSEPLPEDDWKGEVGLITNVLDKYLSSVIPTDNSKEGYLCGSPGMINACIQVFDKHGIKDVYYDKFA from the coding sequence ATGGAAATAATCGTTGCTCCTTTAGTTGTTTCCGTAATCAGTTCTGTTCTTGCTTTGATGATTGTTGTCGTTGATGGTATTGTTAACAACTACGGGGAAGTAGAAATCGATATAAACGATGGAAAGAAGAAGCTCAAGGTCAAAGGTGGAGCACCGCTTTTGCAAACACTTAGCTCAACTGGAATTTTTGTACCATCAGCATGTGGCGGGCGAGGTAGTTGCGGTGCATGTAAAGTGAAAGTGCTTTCTGATGTGGGACCACATTTGCCTACCGAACTACCGTACATGTCAAAAGATGAAATCAAAGAAAATATCCGCTTAGCTTGTCAGATAAAGTTGAAAAAGGACATAAAAATATACTTACCTGAAGAACTTTTCAATATAAGGAAATTCAAAGGTATAGTCGAAAATTTAAAGGATGTGACTTATGACATCAAAGAAGTTCGGATTCGGCTGGTCGAACCTAACGAGATAAACTTCAAAGCAGGTCAATACGTACAGTTGGTCATTCCACCGTACGAGAACATAAAGGAACCTACGCAAAGGGCATATTCTATATCATCTTCTCCAAGCGATAAGAACCACATTGAGTTATTGATAAGATTAGTGCCAGGCGGAATAGCGACCACGTACGTTCATAAGTACATGAAGGAAGGAGATGTAGTCGAAGTTGTAGGTCCGTTTGGAGAATTCTACATGAGAGACACAAACGCAGACATGATAATGGTGGCTGGTGGAAGCGGTATGGCACCGATAAAATCAATTATACTCGATATGTGGGAACGGGGAATTACCGATAGAAATGTGTGGTATTTCTTCGGTGCACGTAGTAAACGAGACCTCTACTACGTGGAACTATTCCAGGAGCTGGAAAAGAAATGGCCAAGGTTCCACTTTATCCCTGCCCTTTCAGAACCACTCCCTGAGGATGATTGGAAAGGCGAGGTTGGGTTGATTACAAATGTTTTGGATAAATATTTGTCAAGTGTAATACCAACCGACAATTCAAAGGAAGGATACCTGTGCGGTAGTCCAGGAATGATAAACGCGTGTATACAGGTGTTTGACAAGCACGGAATCAAAGATGTTTACTACGACAAATTCGCATAA
- a CDS encoding SpoIID/LytB domain-containing protein: MNKQVFILIMLLLSTILSTLLFGQEIFTLNVSLVFPNDNDTAALIKRLDSNALSYLYKITVLDANHSETLLSSSPILSLSIAKQGTYEIEASVISGSDVYFSGKRVVVVDYSSFIQEVEIPLIPIVSRIFVTFDNEGTESISGEKIIITDDSSNVVLNESLNEVAFPLFLNVIPGTYKLTILNEENLTQNSINRVLSATELNVQPGQLYPVMISLRNQNIILKKNSAKVSKLTAFDVNTREVIFEKEGRFKLARNLSINGKTSSAWSSLLFPGLSDLYLTFSNGEITNIDYKEEFPSRVRVLISSELTTIGGLSSATFEKLTLKISNGYSIFSFREGYCQITTMQHGQIVRFSKKSDGLIIETNDGIIGPFETNTRFYLKAQARDSSVEISEKSKNKYFGDLEIFVNKSGGFSIINDLPIEEYLKSVVASEMPSTYHLEALKAQAVVARTYALEKILSDRRYAGLGANMDDSTNFQAYNFQKPNEKSSLAVERTNGEVLLYKNKLSATFYYSVSGGYVMDPKDIFKMSIAYLKPKVLSVDQQNLLFLDDELALKNFLKNWDILTLQRLGFPEARNGYFRWKVEFSADEIYSAVISLKNVAAVANNTNTNEKSLKAIDPVSELRRYVNSQLLSSLRNDTLSVGISELTTDFSDKIVDQSASPAVEVKSSVSEEKLTQDVTERIIDVYVSARTPGRYVTEITIETNKRIFKIASSDVTRVFSVKGKKITLLNGIIRSDLSSLPSSFFTVDVVKNEEGFAQKIVLYGGGFGHGIGMSQVAANVLAKDFGWDYITILSFFYTGTQLRKVY; this comes from the coding sequence GTGAACAAGCAAGTTTTTATCCTTATAATGCTTTTATTAAGTACAATCTTAAGTACTCTGCTTTTTGGTCAGGAAATCTTCACGCTTAATGTTTCGCTTGTTTTTCCGAATGACAACGATACAGCTGCTCTGATAAAACGTTTAGATAGTAATGCACTCTCTTATTTGTATAAAATTACCGTCTTAGATGCAAATCATTCTGAGACGCTGCTTAGCAGCTCTCCGATTTTGAGCTTAAGTATAGCAAAGCAGGGAACCTATGAAATTGAAGCATCGGTAATTTCAGGAAGTGATGTTTACTTTTCTGGTAAACGCGTAGTTGTTGTAGATTATAGTTCTTTTATACAAGAGGTAGAAATCCCCCTTATACCTATTGTATCAAGGATATTTGTTACTTTTGATAATGAAGGTACGGAATCAATTAGTGGTGAAAAAATAATAATTACTGATGATTCATCGAACGTTGTACTTAACGAATCTCTTAATGAAGTCGCTTTTCCTTTGTTTTTAAACGTTATCCCAGGTACCTACAAACTTACAATATTAAATGAAGAAAATCTTACTCAAAATTCTATCAACCGGGTACTTTCAGCAACTGAACTAAACGTTCAACCCGGCCAGTTGTACCCGGTCATGATTTCTCTTAGAAATCAGAACATCATATTGAAAAAGAACTCAGCCAAGGTTTCCAAATTAACCGCTTTTGATGTTAACACAAGGGAGGTTATTTTCGAAAAAGAGGGTAGGTTTAAATTAGCGAGGAACTTATCAATCAATGGAAAGACCTCTTCAGCTTGGTCAAGTTTACTGTTCCCGGGGCTTAGTGATTTGTACCTTACATTCTCAAATGGTGAAATAACAAACATCGATTACAAAGAAGAGTTTCCTTCAAGGGTGCGTGTCTTAATCAGCTCAGAGCTGACCACTATTGGTGGATTGTCTTCAGCTACCTTTGAAAAACTCACTTTGAAAATCTCGAATGGTTATTCGATTTTCTCCTTTAGAGAAGGATATTGCCAAATTACGACAATGCAACACGGACAAATAGTACGATTCTCAAAGAAGTCCGATGGTTTGATTATCGAAACAAACGATGGAATAATAGGGCCTTTTGAAACTAACACACGTTTCTATTTAAAAGCACAGGCTCGTGACTCGTCAGTGGAGATTTCAGAAAAGAGCAAAAACAAGTATTTCGGAGATTTGGAAATATTCGTTAATAAATCAGGTGGTTTTAGCATAATAAACGACTTACCAATCGAAGAGTATCTGAAAAGTGTTGTAGCAAGTGAAATGCCAAGTACTTACCATTTAGAAGCATTGAAAGCACAAGCTGTTGTTGCTCGAACGTATGCTTTAGAGAAGATTCTTTCAGACAGAAGATACGCTGGTCTTGGTGCAAATATGGACGATTCAACTAACTTTCAAGCTTACAACTTTCAAAAACCAAATGAAAAAAGTTCATTAGCGGTGGAACGAACGAATGGAGAGGTACTCCTTTACAAGAATAAACTCTCCGCAACATTCTATTATTCAGTGTCTGGCGGTTATGTAATGGATCCCAAAGATATTTTTAAGATGTCGATAGCGTACTTAAAACCAAAGGTACTATCGGTAGACCAGCAAAACTTATTGTTTTTAGATGATGAACTAGCACTGAAAAACTTCCTAAAGAACTGGGACATTCTAACTTTGCAAAGATTAGGTTTCCCTGAAGCAAGGAACGGGTATTTTCGATGGAAAGTTGAATTCAGTGCGGATGAAATATACAGTGCTGTAATTTCTTTGAAAAATGTTGCTGCGGTCGCGAATAATACAAATACAAATGAAAAGAGCCTTAAGGCAATCGATCCAGTTAGCGAACTAAGGAGATATGTAAACTCACAGTTGCTGTCTTCACTTCGTAACGACACATTGAGCGTTGGAATATCTGAACTTACAACGGATTTCAGTGATAAAATTGTTGATCAAAGTGCTTCGCCTGCAGTAGAGGTAAAAAGTAGCGTTTCTGAAGAAAAACTTACTCAGGATGTTACTGAAAGGATTATAGATGTTTATGTTAGTGCTCGAACTCCAGGGAGGTATGTAACGGAAATAACTATAGAGACGAATAAACGAATCTTTAAGATAGCTAGCAGTGATGTAACCAGGGTATTTTCGGTAAAAGGAAAGAAAATAACGCTCCTTAACGGGATTATAAGGTCTGATCTAAGTTCTTTACCAAGCTCTTTCTTTACTGTGGATGTTGTAAAAAACGAAGAAGGTTTTGCACAAAAGATTGTACTTTACGGTGGTGGCTTTGGACACGGAATAGGAATGAGCCAAGTAGCTGCAAATGTCTTAGCAAAAGACTTCGGTTGGGATTATATTACCATACTCTCGTTTTTCTATACTGGAACGCAGCTGAGGAAAGTCTATTAA
- a CDS encoding RnfABCDGE type electron transport complex subunit D translates to MGPTNFVKFQKQPMMLKMLYALTPILLFSIFAYGLRVIWLGFWVFLTAILVEYLFEKRRNKPVSQAVLVTAMLFLLSLPPSVPFWVAVIGIAFGIAFGKEVYGGFGRNVFNPAIVGRLFIYITFPLYMTTGWLKPSLFGLDATTSATPLQILRNGEGVNMWNLLLGWRAGSLGEAPVFLILLAAIYLIWTKTANWRLMVSTYGSAVLLTFLLDVFNVAKALPILPAIVSGSLLFVTVFMATEPITAPKKIKSMWIYGIIIGFSGVIIRTFSLFSEGWSFAILIGNMFAPLLDEIIKDKKTKKVTKTTAGNDASGKKVEA, encoded by the coding sequence ATGGGTCCTACAAATTTTGTAAAGTTCCAGAAACAGCCGATGATGTTGAAAATGCTTTATGCACTCACACCTATACTTTTGTTTTCCATATTTGCTTACGGACTAAGAGTAATCTGGCTTGGTTTTTGGGTCTTTTTAACAGCAATTCTTGTAGAATACCTGTTCGAAAAGCGCAGGAACAAACCCGTAAGTCAAGCGGTTCTTGTGACAGCCATGCTGTTCTTACTTTCCCTACCACCATCTGTCCCATTTTGGGTCGCAGTAATTGGAATCGCCTTCGGCATAGCTTTTGGAAAGGAAGTCTACGGCGGATTTGGAAGAAATGTTTTTAATCCTGCAATTGTAGGTAGGTTGTTCATTTATATAACATTCCCACTTTACATGACAACCGGCTGGCTCAAACCATCTTTGTTTGGTTTGGACGCTACAACTTCCGCTACACCATTGCAGATTCTTAGAAACGGGGAAGGCGTAAATATGTGGAATCTGCTACTCGGTTGGCGTGCTGGTTCTTTAGGAGAAGCGCCCGTTTTCCTAATACTGCTGGCGGCAATTTACCTGATATGGACCAAAACAGCGAACTGGAGATTAATGGTTTCAACATATGGCTCAGCTGTATTACTTACGTTTTTGCTCGATGTTTTCAACGTTGCGAAAGCACTCCCTATACTTCCTGCAATCGTTTCTGGAAGCCTACTCTTTGTCACGGTATTCATGGCAACAGAACCTATTACCGCACCTAAGAAAATAAAGTCGATGTGGATTTACGGAATAATTATTGGATTTTCCGGAGTTATCATTCGAACCTTCTCCCTGTTCTCAGAGGGCTGGAGCTTTGCAATATTGATTGGAAATATGTTCGCCCCGCTTCTGGACGAAATTATCAAGGACAAGAAAACTAAGAAGGTTACCAAAACTACTGCTGGCAACGATGCTTCTGGGAAGAAGGTGGAAGCATGA
- a CDS encoding NADH:ubiquinone reductase (Na(+)-transporting) subunit E, which yields MMYPNINPLVLFFASIFTSNILLTNFLGMCSFISISKDLKSSNGLGIAVTLVMTITTALNWILERYVITPMELGYLRYIIYIIVIAAVVQVLEMIIDRVSPNLYMVLGIFLPLITVNCAILGVALFMQLRNYSFIQSVLFGLGSGIGWWLAIVLLAAIRKKTENAPVPAPLKGVGITLITIGIMAMAFIGFAGMINVQ from the coding sequence ATGATGTACCCAAATATTAACCCGTTGGTTCTCTTTTTCGCCTCAATTTTCACAAGTAATATCTTGTTGACTAATTTCCTTGGAATGTGTTCGTTTATATCCATTTCAAAAGATCTGAAGTCTTCAAACGGGCTTGGTATCGCTGTAACGCTTGTGATGACAATTACAACCGCTCTGAACTGGATTTTGGAAAGGTATGTTATCACCCCCATGGAACTTGGATATCTTAGGTACATAATCTACATCATCGTGATAGCTGCTGTTGTTCAAGTTCTTGAAATGATAATTGATAGGGTCTCTCCAAATCTATACATGGTACTCGGTATCTTCTTACCTTTGATAACAGTGAATTGTGCAATTTTAGGTGTTGCCCTGTTTATGCAACTTAGAAATTATTCCTTTATTCAGTCAGTCCTTTTCGGGCTTGGCAGTGGTATAGGGTGGTGGCTTGCTATAGTTCTTTTAGCTGCCATAAGAAAAAAGACGGAAAATGCACCGGTGCCCGCTCCACTTAAAGGTGTTGGGATAACACTCATAACTATCGGCATTATGGCTATGGCTTTCATCGGCTTTGCAGGTATGATTAACGTTCAGTAA
- the trhA gene encoding PAQR family membrane homeostasis protein TrhA, whose product MKDKDNIEKYTLGEEIANSVTHGVGALLSIAGAVVLIVIASLQGDVLKILSAVVYGFSLFLLYMNSTLYHAIQHKTAKYVLEILDHSSIYVLIAGSYTPFLLLAIKSVTGILFLCMIWVLAILGIIFKVFFVRKFVYLSTLFYVIMGWIVVLIFKPLNKSVDSGIIWLLVSGGLMYTLGAVFYVWRKFKFHHMVWHIFVVSGSLFHYFAILGLILAKA is encoded by the coding sequence GTGAAAGATAAAGACAACATTGAGAAATATACATTAGGAGAAGAGATAGCGAATTCTGTAACACACGGCGTTGGAGCTTTGCTAAGTATCGCCGGAGCGGTTGTTCTTATAGTCATCGCGTCATTACAGGGGGACGTTTTGAAAATACTTTCTGCCGTTGTCTATGGATTTTCTTTATTCTTGCTTTATATGAATTCAACACTTTACCATGCGATCCAACACAAGACAGCAAAGTACGTTTTAGAGATTTTGGACCATTCTTCCATTTACGTACTCATTGCAGGAAGTTATACACCATTTCTATTGCTTGCGATCAAAAGTGTGACAGGTATTTTATTCCTTTGCATGATATGGGTATTGGCAATTTTGGGGATCATTTTCAAAGTGTTCTTTGTTAGAAAGTTTGTTTACCTTTCAACGCTATTTTACGTGATTATGGGGTGGATAGTTGTTCTGATTTTTAAACCTTTGAACAAAAGTGTTGATTCTGGTATCATATGGTTATTGGTGTCAGGCGGGTTAATGTATACACTTGGTGCCGTCTTTTATGTCTGGAGAAAGTTTAAGTTCCATCATATGGTTTGGCACATATTTGTTGTATCTGGTAGCTTGTTTCACTACTTTGCAATTTTGGGTCTCATTCTGGCTAAAGCATGA
- a CDS encoding Asp23/Gls24 family envelope stress response protein: protein MGRIEINANVYQEIVYRSVCEFLGLEDAENTMNFKKSNIIVEKFQPSEDEDKERVKFTVQVPARFESNFIEYANNIACHVKSKVEEITGMFVECVNIRVADVINE from the coding sequence ATGGGCAGAATAGAGATCAATGCGAATGTCTATCAAGAAATAGTCTACAGAAGTGTTTGTGAATTCCTTGGATTAGAGGATGCTGAAAACACAATGAACTTCAAGAAAAGTAATATTATTGTCGAAAAATTTCAGCCCTCAGAAGATGAGGATAAGGAAAGGGTAAAATTCACGGTCCAAGTTCCGGCAAGATTCGAAAGTAATTTCATAGAATATGCAAACAACATCGCCTGTCATGTAAAATCAAAGGTCGAGGAGATAACAGGGATGTTTGTAGAATGCGTGAATATCAGAGTGGCAGATGTTATAAACGAGTAA